A region from the Microbacterium sp. NC79 genome encodes:
- a CDS encoding ROK family transcriptional regulator — protein sequence MSTNDSATSGPMLGTTVDDVRRQNLSQVLRIAHQLGPVSRAELTRATGLNRSTIGGLVQDLHERGLVGEGDVARTKKVGRPSPRIFVTDDTVAVAVNPEVDAIDVAIVGLSGRVLHRVRYRNERIPSPAEFVNIVSALIAGMIPHAQGARVLGVGVALPGLVRATDGFVLFAPHLGWDNTAVTSLLSDATGLNVVALNDANCGAIAEAIYGSARGSGLVVYLNSGASGIGSGIVLDGRLVTGEGGHAGEFGHTLVNSHGRECRCGSRGCLETEVRRDLFLEAAGVADVTSDDMPALLAAAWGDASHPAHAELQKQVDYLGVAVRTIVNALNPRLIVLGGYLAHVLAVVGEETVKARVGGTLPGGLDDVSLVATELGDELLLIGAAERVFSPLLDDPTLVPAREPAAV from the coding sequence ATGAGCACCAACGATTCGGCCACGTCAGGGCCCATGCTGGGGACAACCGTCGACGATGTACGTCGACAGAACCTGAGCCAGGTGTTGCGCATCGCACATCAACTCGGACCAGTCAGCCGCGCAGAGCTGACGCGGGCAACCGGGCTCAACCGGTCCACGATCGGTGGGCTGGTGCAGGATCTTCACGAGCGGGGGCTCGTGGGTGAGGGCGACGTTGCCCGCACCAAGAAGGTGGGCCGACCGAGCCCACGAATCTTCGTCACCGACGACACCGTCGCCGTTGCCGTGAACCCTGAGGTTGACGCCATCGACGTCGCTATCGTCGGGCTGAGTGGGCGCGTGCTGCACCGCGTGCGGTACCGCAATGAGCGCATTCCGTCGCCCGCCGAGTTCGTCAACATTGTCTCCGCGTTGATCGCGGGCATGATTCCACACGCGCAGGGGGCGCGGGTGCTGGGAGTCGGCGTCGCTCTGCCCGGTCTGGTGCGCGCAACCGACGGCTTCGTGCTGTTCGCCCCGCACCTCGGGTGGGACAACACCGCCGTCACCAGCCTGCTGAGCGACGCCACCGGATTGAACGTGGTCGCGTTGAACGACGCAAACTGCGGCGCGATTGCCGAGGCCATCTACGGCAGCGCCCGTGGTTCCGGTCTCGTCGTCTACCTCAACAGCGGCGCCAGTGGTATCGGTAGCGGCATCGTGCTTGACGGCCGTCTCGTCACCGGCGAGGGCGGTCATGCGGGTGAGTTTGGTCACACGCTGGTCAACTCGCACGGGCGCGAGTGCCGGTGCGGATCACGCGGTTGCCTCGAGACCGAAGTGCGCCGCGATCTGTTCTTGGAAGCTGCTGGCGTTGCTGACGTCACGTCGGACGACATGCCCGCGCTACTGGCCGCGGCATGGGGTGACGCGTCGCACCCGGCGCATGCGGAGCTGCAGAAGCAGGTCGACTACCTCGGCGTCGCCGTGCGCACGATCGTGAACGCACTCAACCCGCGCCTGATCGTGCTCGGCGGCTACCTCGCGCACGTGCTGGCCGTGGTCGGCGAAGAGACCGTGAAGGCCCGCGTCGGCGGCACCCTTCCCGGTGGCCTCGATGACGTGTCGCTCGTCGCGACCGAACTCGGTGACGAACTGTTGCTGATCGGTGCGGCAGAGCGGGTGTTTAGTCCGCTTCTGGATGACCCCACCCTGGTTCCGGCCCGCGAGCCCGCCGCCGTCTAG